The Deltaproteobacteria bacterium DNA window CCTCCGTCGCCGCGGGCTGGGCTGTCTCCTTCCCGGGAGAAAGGATCCGCCGGAGGTCGAGGACGCACAGCACCTCGCCCTGGCAGTTCATGAGCCCGAGCACCTCGGGCGCCGCGCCGCTGACGCGGGCGATCCGGTCCGGCCGCAACACCTTGCGGACGTGCGCAAGGTCGACGGCGAATCCCTCCGCTCCGAGGAAAAACACGAGCAGGGAGCGCGCGGGGCCGGACTCCTCCTGCGCCTTCTCCCGCCCGGACGCCTCCGCTTCGATCGATGCCTCCCGGAGCAACT harbors:
- a CDS encoding chemotaxis protein CheW; translation: MVNTIGEVIGMVSTSGISPQDEARGELLREASIEAEASGREKAQEESGPARSLLVFFLGAEGFAVDLAHVRKVLRPDRIARVSGAAPEVLGLMNCQGEVLCVLDLRRILSPGKETAQPAATEGKFIVVLQHGGKEAGFLVDAVRDVAELPASSVHPVLDSVDPSRARLFEGTVACGGQFAGLLSPSACLNP